The following DNA comes from Salvelinus namaycush isolate Seneca chromosome 39, SaNama_1.0, whole genome shotgun sequence.
GGACCAGGCCAAGCACTCAGTGGAGGTGGTATCTCCCGTCTGGAACCTCAACTCATGGGACCAAGAGACATGGCCCAACTCTGGCAAACAGGTATCATGTAACAAGAATGCCACTGCtacttcttcatcttcttctacttcttcttcttcatcatcatATATCGCAAACTATAAAACTATGGACCGTTCTACAAATGTTCTACTTTGGCAAAGTGCTATTCCATTATATCAGCAGTGCGCCCAGCAGCAGAAATTGATACTAAGCCACACAAAACCTGCAACAGTCTTTGGATAAGGACATTCACAGAGCAAAGGGAACAATAACATTCATACTGTACATATCCTTTTATGTCTCAGGGCCAGCTTCTGTTCCAGAGACTGCTCAACCTCAAGACTCGGGAGGTTAAATTGAAGATTGCCAGCAGTCTCACAGACTCTGCTGAACTGCAGAAACTAACAGAGCATGGTAAGTGACACTTCATTCATATCACTCCACATAATATATAAAAACAGCAATGTATTATTCATTGATGGCCTATAGTACTGTGTGTGCCCAATTATGCATACAGATGTAAGAGCTTAATTGAATAACTATTTTGTtgttgagaattttcctgcacggcagaaatgcaaacttgtagtgtatttgagtttttaaaaggcttctaaaatCGATCATTTCCACATTGAaaattcagacttgatttgccctaacaaaaaatatatcaacccctacaaaaatgtccatgaattataatccacataataattcaaatttcctcttgctgcaggattattttcctgctgtagcaaatttACTCAAATGGAGACCCTACGTCTGTAGGCTACAGTGTCTCATATTTATCTTAAGGAAAGCAGATACAGCACTTTATGTAacattttgtcatacccgtggtatactgtctgatatactaccgctgtcagccaatcagcatttagggctcgaaccacccagtttatacaACATTTTATATAACATCCATCACAGTAGGAGCTCCAATCTCACTCCTTGAGCTCTCCGGCAAACTTGAGTCCACAAGGTCAAACAACATGAATGTGCAAATGGATCCAACTTAACTGCTTCCTTGTCAAATTGGGCTGCCTCCTGCCTCCAAGGCTGCCTGTACGTCTTTCTGTCAGCCACAGGCCACGTTGGCCTTTCTTCTCCAATGTGGCCGTGATTTAAGGGCCAATAGAAACAGGGCTTTAGTAGCCTAAATGTTTGTCTGGAGGTTGTGTCcttcagcaaggcactttacTGCTCCCTTCTAATCTGCTCCTGGGGTTCTACACTGAGGCCGTCCCTGTGGGCTGATTAGGCAAAAAGACCCATTTCCATTCTCTCCAAGAAAATGGACAACAAAATATTCTTCTTCCCTAACTTCATTTTCCCCCTGCAGGTGCCGAGGTTCGCTTTGTGAATATGTCAGCTCTGACCAGAGGCGGACTGCACTCCAATTTCTGGGTTGTTGATAGGAAGCACGTGTTCATTGGCAGTGCCAGCATGGACTGGAGATCACTGTCCAAGGTACCAGTTCTAGActagggtttcccaaactcggtcctgggtcccccctgggtgcatgttttggtttttaccctagcactacacagctgattcaaataaccaactcatcatcaacctttgattatttgaatcggcTGTGTGGTGTTAGGGAAAataccaaaacgtgcacccagggagggccccaggaccgagtttgggaaaccctgatctagTCCATTAGTGATTAGAGAAGTGATTACCTGGCACTTTCATGCCCTAATGCCAGCTGGTGGTAGAACTCCCATTGAATGTAATTAACATATTGGCCAATGaggagtcaacacacacacacacacacacaaccacacccacacaaccaaacacacacacacacacacaaccaaacacacacacagtgtaagaTAACAGAAATCTACACACTCTAGCAAAAATGTCAGCAGAGAACAGAAATTTCTCAAGGTCCTGTACATGCAATAATGAGCTGTCAGCAGTCTTTGTCAGCTGAACTAAACAGGTATATAGTCCACAAACACAATACACTGAAACAAACAATGTTTTCATCAGACAAGTATTCACTTATAGTGCATATAACTAGTCTGTTTGAGGAGTCTCTCAGCCGTCCAGTCAACATACTCATTATCTCTTTAATAACCAGACAGTTAACCACAttgcctcctcctctccctccgtctcttccCTGCATCTCTCCACAGAGGAAGGAGTTGGGGGTGATGGTTTATAACTGCAGCTGTCTGGCTATAGACCTCCATAGGGTCTTCTCCTTTTACTGGCAGCTCCAGTACAGAGACTACATCCCTTCTATCTGGTCCAAGAGAGTCACGGCCCTCTACGGCAAGGACAGCCCCGTAACGCTGTACCTCAATGATACAGAGGTTACCGCTTATGTGTCGGTGAGGATTTGTTATTATGTACTATGTATTACATAGAGCAGATCGGTGGAGGCTGGTGGAGGGAGGAATTGGCAGATGGGCTGCGTTCCATTTCTTCCATCCCaggcattacaatgagcctgtcctccgatGTATAGTGACACCAGCCACCACTGGTCTACAAACCATAATATTGTCTTGCTATAGGAGTTTTGGAGTTATGTTTCTACACTCTTGTTGAAATGGAGTAGAATAACcataactaaccctaaccctaactaaccctaatcctaacttACCCTAATTTACCCTAACCATagccctaactaactctaaccaaCCCTAACCAATCCTAACTtactctaaccctaactaatCCTaatttaccctaaccctaactaactttaaataaccctaactaaccctaactagCCCTAACCATAACTAGCCCTAACCATAACTAACCCTACCCCGAAACAGTTTTACTAGACATCTTATTACTTGACCAGGCAGCTGATATTTACAAAATGTTCTTGTACCCTAGAATGTTCTGAACTAGATGGACAAAAGCTTTACAAAATATTATGACACCCATAACAGATTGCTTTATCAATTATTAAACCGACACCCATCCGGGTGattaatcatgtaaatgttaCGCAGAGAAACGAATGAAACGTCTCCGTTCTAATTTGACAGTAATGAATCTCTCCACCCCCCTAGGGATGATATGTTGATCAGCTACAGAGAATATATTCATCATCGTAACAGGAAGTAATGATGGTATGGCGTCCTACTGTGATGCTGCTGTTGGCAAacctttccctcctcctctgcctccGCTCCACTCAGCTCACTTCTGACAATGACGCATGTTGGGGTTATGTCCGTCCTCGTTTCGCCCGCTACTCCCCCCCATGTCTCAGACTATATTAAATATTGAGACTGCTTGAAATGGGAAATTGGAAAATAACCTTTGTTTTGAAAGTGTGAAATATAGGCTAAAAGAGGGCTTTGGCTGTCACATAGAAGGCAGTAATAAAGTGAAGCTATGAAACGTTGACGCTCTACTTATTGAAATAGTTGACAGTCTTTAATATAACCTGCAATCAACACAAGTCAAATTGAATCATTTGAATGTGTGTTCTCATCTTAATTATGATTCCTTTCTTggttccttccttccctcctcagACCTCTCCTGACCTCTTCTGTCCTAAGGATCGGGCCAAGGACATAGATGTCATACAGCATGTGATGCAGGACGCCAAGTTGTTCATCTACATCTCTGTCACAGACTACCTTCCCCTACTCATCAGAAGGTCTGGAGGGTCTTTAGTTTCAAGGTGATGCTTCCCAATATCCGATAATGAGCCTATTCATCTATTCACAATGTGCTCATTATAGTCGGACCAATGACATAATATATGTCATAAAAGCTGAAGCTATACTTTCTGCATTCTGCAATCGGAGTGCAACCATAGTTTGCACCCGTGCCTTGATTTATGAATTTGAGAGCCCAAACCCTCAGCTTTTTAGCAAACCAAGTGGCAGGGGTGCCATTGGCTGAAACACAAATGAAGGATTGTGGCTGAAGGTGTTAGCTAAAAGTGTTCTTCTAAGACCCTGTGGTACTCTACTGTGCATCTCATTTCCTGTAACTTTGTGACCCTTCCATCGACACAGATACTGGTCTCCTATCGATGAGATGATACGTGAGGCTGTGGTCCTGAGAGGGGTCAAAGTTCGTATGCTCATTAGTTTCTGGAAGCAGACCCACCCGCTCACCTTTAACTTCATTATGTCCCTCAAGTCACTGTGCATGGAGCTGGCCAACTGCTCCCTAGAAGTGGTGAGTGAATGAAAAGAAAGACTGTGAAATGCCTATTAAAGAGATGTACTGTATAATGCACTCCAAAATACCATGTACTGTCGCTGGTTTTACACAATCAATGGTGTGGGTGACTTCATCTCGACATTAGACTACTTGTGAGGTCTAAAAACATTGATCTTGGACTGTAATATTCCTTTCAGAATGAAGTGGCTCAGGAATTCAGATGTGTGATGGCTCGTTGAGTTTTAAAGCAACTTGAAGCCGTACAGTGCACTAGCGTTGCCTCTATTGCGGTGGAAATCAATTTGGTTTTATGACTTTAATCTTCTATTCCTGCAGAAGTTTTTTAGCAGGAGGGAGCAGATGGCCAATAGTCAACCAGGAATCAACCACAATAAGTACATGGTGACCGACAGTGCTGTGTA
Coding sequences within:
- the LOC120032489 gene encoding inactive phospholipase D5-like, which gives rise to MASGGHGMRGRGEPLHAPHLSDIYANSAIQQQDYSATIWLRSKEKLEHSQQKCIAIFALLCCFAVLVALTFSAVDVWGEDEDGITEENCNRHCRIVLVENIPEDLPLSVDGTTHVPLSTGLNSLLDQAKHSVEVVSPVWNLNSTYPFMSQGQLLFQRLLNLKTREVKLKIASSLTDSAELQKLTEHGAEVRFVNMSALTRGGLHSNFWVVDRKHVFIGSASMDWRSLSKRKELGVMVYNCSCLAIDLHRVFSFYWQLQYRDYIPSIWSKRVTALYGKDSPVTLYLNDTEVTAYVSTSPDLFCPKDRAKDIDVIQHVMQDAKLFIYISVTDYLPLLIRRSGGSLVSRYWSPIDEMIREAVVLRGVKVRMLISFWKQTHPLTFNFIMSLKSLCMELANCSLEVKFFSRREQMANSQPGINHNKYMVTDSAVYIGNHDWVGSEFAYNAGTGLVIKPTQTLKERGATILEQVKAVFERDWHSRYAKTLQASNRTPEGSKYRNLHNNQRSRV